The following coding sequences lie in one Spinacia oleracea cultivar Varoflay chromosome 1, BTI_SOV_V1, whole genome shotgun sequence genomic window:
- the LOC110777781 gene encoding porphobilinogen deaminase, chloroplastic produces MEALAGSRFYFPCVKPPTINHHQIRRTQRLMITRASIAVEQKNPETKVALVRIGTRGSPLALAQAYETKSKLIAAHEELAEDGAIEIVIIKTTGDKILSQPLADIGGKGLFTKEIDEALLNNEIDIAVHSMKDVPTYLPDKIFLPCNLEREDVRDAFISTTAASLADLPDGSVVGTASLRRKSQLLHRYPSLKVQDNFRGNVQTRLRKLNEGIVQATLLALAGLKRLDMTENVSSVLSIDDMLPAVAQGAIGIACLNDDDKMVNYLASLNHEETRLAISCERAFLETLDGSCRTPIAGYACRDENGDCFFRGLVASTDGKKVIETSRRGPYAFDDMVSMGRDAGKELLSKAGPGFFDPR; encoded by the exons ATGGAGGCATTAGCAGGTTCAAGATTCTATTTTCCTTGCGTAAAACCCCCAACGATTAACCATCATCAAATCAGAAGAACACAAAGGTTAATGATTACTAGAGCTTCCATTGCTGTTGAGCAAAAAAACCCAGAAACCAAAGTTGCTCTTGTTAGAATTGGCACTCGAGGAAG TCCATTAGCACTTGCTCAAGCTTATGAAACAAAATCCAAGCTCATTGCAGCGCATGAGGAGCTGGCCGAGGATGGAGCGATTGAAATCGTAATAATAAAAACAACTGGTGATAAAATACTAAGTCAACCACTGGCAGACATTGGTGGGAAGGGATTGTTTACAAAAGAAATAGATGAGGCCCTGTTGAATAATGAGATTGATATTGCTGTCCACTCCATGAAGGATGTTCCCACATATTTGCCAGACAAGATTTTCCTGCCTTGCAACCTTGAGCGTGAGGATGTTCGTGATGCCTTCATTTCCACCACCGCAGCTTCTCTTGCAGACCTTCCTGATGGTAGTGTTGTTGGTACTGCGTCACTGAGAAGGAAATCTCAATTATTACATAGATATCCATCCCTCAAA GTACAGGATAACTTCCGTGGAAATGTGCAGACACGGCTAAGAAAACTTAATGAAGGGATAGTGCAAGCTACATTATTGGCACTGGCTGGACTAAAGCGTTTAGACATGACTGAGAATGTTTCTTCTGTTCTTTCGATTGACGATATGCTTCCAGCTGTTGCTCAAGGGGCAATTGGAATTGCTTGTCTGAATGATGATGACAAGATG GTAAACTACCTAGCCTCATTAAATCACGAGGAAACTCGGTTAGCAATTTCTTGCGAGAGAGCATTCCTCGAGACCTTGGACGGGTCTTGTCGTACCCCTATTGCTGGTTATGCTTGCAGAGATGAAAATGGGGACTGCTTTTTCAGGGGACTTGTAGCTTCAACTGATGGaaagaaag TAATAGAGACTTCTCGAAGGGGACCATATGCTTTCGACGATATGGTATCAATGGGAAGAGATGCTGGGAAGGAGCTTCTTTCAAAGGCTGGTCCTGGTTTTTTTGATCCGAGATAA
- the LOC110777780 gene encoding uncharacterized protein, producing the protein MSNLAKLKIVALDITGKNYLSWVLDAEIHLDAKGFGDTIKEGNKATCQDKAKAMIFLRHHLHKGLQTGYVTVKDPQILWSNLKEMYDHQKTVILPKARYNWLHLILQDFKSVSEYNSTMFQITSQLKLCGEKITDADMLEKTYSTFHANNVVLQTQYREKVRPTGSTPFPESNVTTHNGKKSKNKDHATSSGRGQWCGHRRGRRFDGYGRGHGRYYNSSHSQQKWDRKDGKCEKGKSDNVTKERKNVETNLVFEDGESDFDSGYTTHLEVADFFTYPKGNN; encoded by the exons ATGTCGAACCTAGCAAAACTTAAGATTGTGGCCCTTGATATTACTGGGAAAAACTATTTGTCATGGGTGTTAGATGCTGAAATACACCTAGATGCTAAAGGGTTTGGTGACACAataaaagaaggaaataaagcaACATGTCAAGATAAAGCTAAGGCTATGATATTTCTTCGCCATCACCTCCACAAAGGGCTTCAAACTGGGTATGTGACAGTTAAAGACCCACAAATCCTTTGGAGTAATCTAAAGGAAATGTATGACCACCAGAAAACTGTAATATTGCCAAAGGCTCGTTATAATTGGTTGCATTTAATATTACAGGATTTTAAATCCGTGAGTGAATATAATTCAACCATGTTTCAAATTACTTCTCAACTGAAATTATGTGGAGAGAAAATTACTGATGCAGATATGTTAGAAAAAACATACTCCACTTTTCATGCAAACAATGTTGTCCTGCAGACACAGTATCGAGAAAaag TACGCCCTACTGGCTCAACTCCATTCCCTGAATCGAATGTGACAACCCATAATGGGAAGAAATCAAAGAATAAAGATCATGCCACCAGCAGTGGTCGTGGCCAATGGTGTGGCCATCGGCGTGGACGTCGTTTTGATGGATATGGTAGAGGCCATGGACGTTATTACAATAGCTCACATTCCCAACAGAAGTGGGACCGTAAAGATGGTAAATGTGAGAAAGGGAAAAGTGACAATGTGACCA aagaaaggaagaaTGTTGAGACCAATCTTGTATTTGAAGATGGCGAAAGTGATTTTGATTCTGGTTATACAACTCACCTAGAAGTTGCAGATTTCTTTACTTACCCTAAAGGGAATAATTAA